One segment of Danio aesculapii chromosome 3, fDanAes4.1, whole genome shotgun sequence DNA contains the following:
- the LOC130217645 gene encoding uncharacterized protein LOC130217645 codes for MDHLNISLVILLIFCSSSAGKTFWTHLGTRCIEDCKTDGGAYKCKTIDKDGQCKTMYCSPQGNLDYLGRQCSENSKCGKHGNDYYSCKIDFFHWGYCGLVTDIMNHYGSYTGAQCYDHCEQRGEYYYWCHTDEGWDYCSPNENIDYKNRPCKEGSPCEKRNNDYKRCAVEGGLGYCGLVEPKMFIHRTYTNDVCIDECRYSKSKEYYWCHTANSWDYCSPEVDITYNGKPCRSDHSCDLNGYSYNWCLTSETEYDYCGPIEPEECTYVTFTHRSRRTPENHIQEVVICTRVDKEIKIITTFTAEPASSDFTDGIQFRHEVEKLTSQWHNGYLMDQARSNLIHSANVHVDLQSPIIHNNQTYYNLQVLLKKPQTLGESTILSQVLVPKGVPTRYIRRAFLESLKMRARIYIDVATLNDCVIHELET; via the coding sequence ATGGACCATCTGAACATCTCTCTCGTTATTCTCCTCATCTTCTGTTCATCGAGTGCTGGGAAAACATTCTGGACTCATTTAGGAACACGCTGTATTGAAGACTGCAAGACTGATGGGGGCGCATACAAGTGCAAAACTATTGATAAAGATGGACAGTGCAAGACAATGTACTGTTCGCCTCAGGGAAACCTGGACTACTTGGGCAGGCAGTGCAGTGAAAACAGTAAGTGTGGGAAGCATGGAAATGACTACTATTCATGCAAAATTGATTTCTTTCATTGGGGATACTGTGGGTTGGTGACGGACATCATGAACCATTATGGATCATACACAGGTGCACAGTGTTATGACCACTGTGAACAAAGAGGTGAATACTACTATTGGTGCCATACTGATGAGGGATGGGATTACTGTTCACCTAATGAAAACATAGATTATAAAAACAGGCCATGTAAAGAAGGCAGCCCATGTGAAAAACGCAATAATGACTACAAGCGGTGTGCAGTGGAGGGTGGCTTGGGTTACTGTGGGCTTGTGGAACCAAAGATGTTCATTCACCGAACATATACAAATGATGTTTGTATTGACGAATGTCGGTATTCTAAGAGTAAAGAATATTACTGGTGCCACACTGCCAATAGTTGGGACTACTGCTCTCCAGAGGTGGATATAACTTACAACGGCAAGCCCTGTCGCTCAGATCACTCCTGTGACTTAAATGGCTATAGTTACAACTGGTGCTTGACCTCAGAGACAGAATACGATTACTGTGGGCCCATTGAACCTGAAGAGTGCACCTACGTTACATTTACACATCGCAGCAGAAGAACCCCTGAAAATCATATCCAGGAAGTTGTGATATGCACAAGGGTGGACAAAGAAATCAAGATAATAACCACCTTTACTGCTGAGCCAGCTTCTAGTGACTTCACTGATGGAATTCAATTTAGACATGAGGTGGAAAAATTAACCAGTCAATGGCACAATGGGTATCTGATGGACCAGGCCCGTTCTAATCTGATACACTCTGCTAATGTCCATGTTGACTTGCAGAGTCCCATAATCCACAACAACCAGACATACTATAACCTGCAAGTCCTGCTGAAAAAGCCACAGACCCTTGGTGAAAGCACCATCTTGTCCCAGGTCCTCGTGCCTAAGGGAGTCCCAACCCGTTACATTCGCCGAGCCTTTCTGGAGAGTCTCAAGATGCGAGCTCGGATTTATATTGATGTTGCAACACTAAATGATTGTGTGATCCATGAGTTGGAGACATGA
- the LOC130217657 gene encoding uncharacterized protein LOC130217657: MKHLNISLLLLLVFCSSSAGKTFWTHLGTRCVEDCKVYWGEYKCKTIDKDGQCQTMYCSPKTGMDYWGRQCSERCEKNGNDYYSCKINLLHWGYCGLVMEGLTHYGSYTGAQCYDYCEQRGQHYYWCHTEKGWDYCSPNENRDYMNKQCKDDSPCEKRNNNYKWCAVDGGWGYCGLVEPKLFLHRSKYHYVCIDECRYYQSKDYYWCHIENDWDYCSPEVDVTYKGTPCRSDHFCGLHGKSYNWCWTSDKDYDYCGPIEPEECTYIDSKHRSKRADANNPQRIVICTKVDKGNKIMTTFSAEPAPNAITDGSQFREEIENLISFWDNGNLVEHASSNLMHSANVRIDMQGIIIRNNQRYYNLQVQLNRPRRPGGSTTVSQVIVPQGVPARYIRRAFIESFRRRARVFIEVSRLNQC; the protein is encoded by the coding sequence ATGAAGCATCTGAACATCTCTCTTCTTTTGCTCCTCGTCTTCTGTTCATCGAGTGCTGGGAAAACTTTCTGGACTCATTTAGGAACGCGCTGTGTTGAAGACTGCAAGGTTTACTGGGGCGAGTACAAGTGCAAGACCATTGATAAAGATGGACAGTGCCAGACAATGTACTGTTCACCTAAAACAGGCATGGACTACTGGGGCCGGCAGTGCAGTGAAAGGTGTGAGAAAAATGGAAACGACTACTATTCGTGCAAAATTAATTTACTTCATTGGGGATACTGTGGACTCGTGATGGAAGGCCTGACCCATTATGGATCATACACAGGTGCACAGTGTTATGACTACTGTGAACAGAGAGGTCAACACTACTATTGGTGCCATACTGAGAAGGGATGGGATTACTGTTCGCCTAATGAAAACCGAGATTACATGAACAAGCAGTGTAAAGATGACAGCCCATGTGAAAAACGCAATAATAACTACAAGTGGTGTGCCGTGGATGGTGGCTGGGGTTACTGTGGGCTCGTAGAGCCAAAGCTGTTCCTCCACCGATCTAAGTATCATTACGTTTGCATTGACGAATGTCGGTATTATCAGAGTAAAGATTACTACTGGTGCCACATTGAAAATGACTGGGACTACTGCTCTCCAGAGGTGGATGTAACTTATAAAGGCACACCCTGTCGCTCAGATCATTTCTGTGGCTTACATGGCAAAAGTTACAACTGGTGCTGGACCTCAGATAAAGATTATGATTACTGTGGGCCCATTGAACCTGAAGAGTGCACTTACATTGACTCTAAACATCGCAGCAAAAGAGCCGACGCAAATAATCCCCAGAGAATTGTGATATGCACGAAAGTGGACAAAGGAAATAAGATAATGACCACCTTTTCTGCTGAGCCAGCACCTAACGCAATCACTGATGGAAGTCAATTTAGAGAAGAGATCGAAAACTTAATCAGCTTCTGGGACAATGGCAATCTGGTGGAGCATGCATCATCCAATCTGATGCACTCTGCTAACGTCCGTATTGATATGCAGGGAATCATAATCCGCAACAATCAGAGATACTACAACCTGCAAGTCCAGCTGAATCGGCCACGGAGACCTGGTGGGAGCACTACTGTGTCTCAGGTCATCGTGCCTCAAGGAGTCCCAGCCCGTTACATTCGCAGAGCCTTTATCGAAAGCTTCAGGAGACGAGCTCGGGTTTTTATTGAAGTTTCAAGACTAAATCAGTGTTAG